One window of uncultured Methanoregula sp. genomic DNA carries:
- a CDS encoding PGF-pre-PGF domain-containing protein: MNCRPFPATALLMVFFLVLVLCMVPAASAGTPTVSAITPSTGSNLSSISLSDITGTGFASGAALLLTPVNVTPIYTGNISNGAGGAVLYNPSSVYVSGNYAYVASYDDNALEIVNVTDPASPTHAGKIIDGAGGAALSRPYSVYVSGNYAYVASQDSNALEIVNVTNPASPTHAGKITNDDGGAALSYPHSVYVSGNYAYVASERSNALEIVNVTDPASPTHAGTIRDNSAAEEASGAPYLYQPQSVYVSGNYAYVVSNGWNSETSEDLSALEIVNVADPANPTHAGCLLPGSAAYLSGPKSVYVSGNYAYVASPGSTALEIVNVTNPATPTHAGKIIDGAGGAALNNPESVYVSGNYAYLANNDRSGYLEIVDVTDPANPVHKNKFLSSFVMNWPRSVYVTGNYTYMASWGNKNNLDIVDVGTISGTGVTTDSATHIHGTINPVGKATGKYNVVVTNPGGGFGTLANGFTLTNTALPPAVTGVSPVTGQNTTTALLVNLTGTGFNVGSNQWAVNLTKAGQPNITATSLTSTATTINCTFNLAGKATGNWFVNVTNADGQTGNWTGTFAITTPTPAPTVTSITPHSGLNSTSIGITNLAGSGFYGAPTVNLTRAGYSNITATSVTVISSSNITCTFDLTNRIPGTWNVNVTNPDGQQAALLNGFTITNATPAPTVSAITPSSGLNTTSISITDIAGTGFASGASLLLTPVNLTPVYKGRIADGSGGAPYLDQPQSVYVSGNYAYVASYNSNALEIVNVTDKSHPVHEGSLTDGSGGAPYLNQPNSVYVSGNYAYVASDGSSALEIVNVTDPANPSHAGSIIDGDDGGLVALYAAKSVYVSGNYAYVASYASGALEIVNVTDPVSPTHKGKITNGDGGAALLGAYSVFVSGNYAYVASQNSNALEIVDVTDPASPTHKGKITNGGIVALDTPTSVYVSGNYAYVTSQSSNALEIVNVTDPASPTHAGKIVQGSGGQAPFVDQPMFVYVSGNYAYVASYGNFCIEVVDVTDPANPVHKGWLWGSDTVAHPLSIYVSENYVYYGSCVRSNALEITDIGTITGTGVTTDSATHIHGTINPVGKAAGKYNVVVTNPAGGFGVLASGFTVSDTALPPAVTGVSPVTGQNTTTALLVNLTGTGFTVGSNQWAVNLTKAGQPNITATSLTSTATTINGTFNLAGKATGDWFVNVTNADGQAGYWTGTFAITNVTPAPTVTGITPSSGLNTTSIGITNLAGTGFYGTPVVNLTRVGYNNITATGVTLVSANQLTCTFDLTNKIPGTWNVNVTNPDGQQAGLLNGFTITNVTPAPTVSAITPTSGQNSTSIGITNLAGTGFYGSPVVNLTRVGYNNITATGVTLVSANQLTCTFDLTNKIPGTWNVNVTNPDGQQAGLLNGFTITNVTPAPTVSAITPTSGLNTTSIGITNLAGTGFYGTPVVNLTRVGYNNITATGVTLVSANQLTCTFDLTNKIPGTWNVNVTNPDGQQAGLLNGFTITNVTPAPTVSAITPTSGQNSTSIGITNLAGTGFYGSPTVNLTRAGFSNITATGVTLVSANQLTCTFDLTNKIPGTWNVNVTNPDGQQAGLLNGFTITNVTPAPTVSAITPTSGQNSTSIGITNLAGTGFYGTPVVNLTRVGYNNITATGVTLVSANQLTCTFDLTNKIPGTWTVNVTNPDGQQAALLGGFSITNTTSAPTVTGITPSNGQNTTGISITNLAGTGFYGTPTVNLTRAGYSNITATGVTLVSANQLTCTFDLTNKIPGTWNVNVTNPDGQQAALLNGFTITNSSTPTPTPTPTPNPTPTSSGGGDVGPVQRQQSVSSGSGMSIASGAPAGGTVTYSFGEPATDYPVSIESIAFVPDQSIGQSQCLVTRTSPQEAFTVPDRPAVYESIQINWINPNVMSEATIQFSVKGSWMREHNVGPQEIVMMRQHDLVWAELPTVFDHVANDMYYYRSTTPGFSNFAVSIRKNATITAAVNTTTVTTATLSPTPTTNPMTSITTRIQTSAPIKRTSPTTAPVPAPAAQPETGIPVLYLIAGIVIIILGVAGFFIGRRWWWARQNPALFREYD; encoded by the coding sequence ATGAACTGCCGTCCGTTCCCTGCAACAGCCCTGCTTATGGTATTTTTTTTAGTCCTCGTTCTCTGCATGGTGCCGGCCGCTTCTGCAGGTACGCCAACCGTTTCCGCAATCACGCCGTCGACCGGTTCCAACCTCTCCAGCATCAGTCTTTCGGACATTACCGGGACCGGTTTTGCGTCCGGTGCCGCTCTCCTGCTGACTCCGGTGAATGTCACCCCGATCTATACAGGAAATATCAGTAACGGTGCTGGCGGGGCTGTATTGTATAACCCGTCCTCCGTGTATGTTTCCGGGAACTATGCGTATGTGGCAAGTTATGACGACAACGCCCTGGAGATTGTGAATGTAACTGACCCGGCGAGCCCCACTCATGCTGGCAAGATCATCGACGGTGCTGGCGGGGCTGCACTGAGTAGGCCGTACTCCGTGTATGTTTCCGGGAACTATGCGTATGTGGCAAGCCAAGACAGCAACGCACTGGAGATTGTGAATGTAACCAACCCGGCGAGCCCCACCCATGCTGGCAAGATCACGAATGATGACGGCGGGGCGGCACTGAGTTATCCGCACTCCGTGTATGTTTCCGGGAACTATGCGTATGTGGCAAGCGAACGCAGCAACGCCCTGGAGATTGTGAATGTTACTGACCCGGCGAGCCCCACCCATGCTGGCACTATCAGGGATAATAGCGCCGCTGAAGAAGCCAGTGGGGCACCATACCTGTATCAACCGCAGTCCGTGTATGTTTCCGGGAACTACGCGTATGTGGTAAGTAATGGATGGAACAGCGAAACGTCTGAGGACCTCAGCGCACTGGAGATTGTGAATGTTGCTGACCCGGCCAACCCCACTCATGCTGGCTGTCTCCTTCCTGGCAGTGCAGCGTACCTTAGTGGGCCGAAGTCCGTGTATGTCTCCGGGAATTATGCATATGTGGCAAGTCCGGGCAGCACTGCGCTGGAGATTGTGAATGTAACTAACCCGGCGACCCCCACTCATGCTGGCAAGATCATCGACGGTGCTGGCGGGGCTGCACTGAATAATCCGGAGTCTGTGTATGTTTCCGGGAACTATGCATATTTGGCTAATAATGACCGCAGCGGGTATCTGGAGATTGTGGACGTAACGGACCCGGCGAACCCTGTGCATAAAAACAAATTCCTGAGTAGTTTCGTCATGAATTGGCCGCGATCGGTCTATGTTACCGGGAACTATACGTATATGGCAAGTTGGGGCAACAAAAATAATCTGGATATTGTAGATGTCGGCACCATCTCAGGAACCGGTGTAACAACCGATTCAGCCACCCATATCCACGGCACGATCAACCCGGTGGGAAAGGCTACAGGAAAGTACAATGTTGTGGTTACCAACCCGGGCGGGGGGTTCGGGACGCTGGCAAACGGGTTTACCTTAACGAACACGGCTTTGCCGCCGGCTGTTACCGGGGTCTCGCCGGTTACCGGCCAGAACACGACAACCGCCCTCCTGGTGAACCTGACGGGGACCGGGTTCAATGTCGGCTCGAACCAGTGGGCAGTCAACCTGACAAAGGCCGGGCAGCCCAATATCACGGCAACCAGCCTCACGTCAACCGCAACGACCATCAACTGTACGTTCAACCTTGCCGGGAAAGCAACCGGAAACTGGTTCGTCAACGTCACCAATGCCGACGGTCAGACCGGGAACTGGACAGGTACGTTTGCGATCACCACTCCGACTCCGGCTCCGACCGTGACCAGTATTACCCCACATTCCGGCCTGAACAGCACGAGTATTGGTATCACGAACCTGGCCGGTTCCGGGTTCTACGGGGCACCGACGGTCAATCTCACCCGGGCCGGCTACAGCAACATCACCGCTACCAGCGTGACCGTAATTTCGTCGAGTAATATCACGTGTACGTTCGATCTGACGAACCGGATTCCGGGAACGTGGAACGTGAACGTGACGAACCCGGATGGCCAGCAGGCGGCTCTGCTCAACGGGTTCACCATCACCAATGCGACCCCGGCCCCGACCGTTTCCGCAATCACACCCTCTTCCGGCCTGAACACGACAAGTATCAGCATCACGGATATTGCCGGAACCGGTTTTGCGTCCGGTGCATCTCTTCTGCTGACCCCGGTGAATCTCACCCCGGTCTATAAAGGTCGTATCGCTGACGGTTCCGGCGGGGCACCGTACCTGGATCAGCCGCAGTCCGTGTATGTCTCCGGGAACTATGCGTATGTGGCCAGTTACAACAGCAACGCGCTGGAGATTGTCAACGTGACTGACAAGTCTCACCCGGTCCATGAAGGTAGTCTCACTGATGGTTCCGGCGGGGCACCGTACCTGAATCAGCCGAACTCTGTGTATGTTTCCGGGAACTATGCATATGTGGCAAGCGATGGCAGCAGCGCCCTGGAGATTGTCAATGTTACGGACCCGGCCAACCCTTCCCATGCAGGTTCCATCATCGATGGAGACGACGGCGGCCTGGTTGCACTGTATGCCGCGAAGTCAGTATATGTTTCCGGGAACTATGCGTATGTGGCAAGTTATGCCAGCGGCGCCCTGGAGATTGTCAATGTTACGGACCCGGTGAGCCCCACCCACAAAGGAAAAATCACGAATGGTGACGGCGGGGCTGCACTGTTAGGCGCATATTCAGTATTTGTTTCCGGGAACTATGCGTATGTGGCAAGTCAGAACAGCAACGCGCTGGAGATTGTCGATGTAACGGACCCGGCGAGTCCCACCCATAAAGGCAAAATCACAAACGGCGGCATCGTTGCACTGGATACTCCAACCTCCGTGTATGTTTCCGGGAACTATGCGTATGTGACAAGTCAGAGCAGCAACGCGCTGGAGATTGTCAATGTTACGGACCCGGCGAGCCCCACCCATGCAGGCAAGATCGTTCAAGGTTCCGGCGGCCAGGCACCCTTCGTGGATCAGCCGATGTTCGTGTATGTTTCCGGGAACTATGCATATGTGGCAAGTTATGGCAACTTTTGCATAGAGGTTGTCGATGTAACGGACCCGGCCAACCCTGTGCATAAAGGCTGGCTCTGGGGTAGTGACACGGTGGCTCACCCGCTATCGATCTATGTTTCCGAAAACTATGTGTATTATGGAAGTTGTGTCAGAAGCAATGCGCTGGAAATTACCGATATCGGCACCATCACCGGAACCGGTGTAACAACCGATTCAGCCACCCATATCCACGGCACGATCAACCCGGTGGGAAAGGCTGCGGGGAAATATAATGTCGTTGTTACCAACCCGGCCGGTGGGTTCGGGGTGCTGGCAAGCGGATTTACTGTATCGGACACGGCTTTGCCACCGGCAGTTACCGGTGTCTCGCCGGTTACCGGCCAGAACACGACAACCGCTCTCCTGGTGAACCTGACGGGAACCGGGTTCACTGTCGGCTCGAACCAGTGGGCCGTCAACCTGACAAAAGCCGGGCAGCCCAATATCACGGCAACCAGCCTCACCTCGACCGCAACGACAATCAACGGTACGTTCAACCTTGCCGGGAAAGCCACCGGCGACTGGTTCGTCAACGTCACCAATGCCGACGGGCAGGCCGGATACTGGACAGGTACGTTTGCGATCACCAATGTTACCCCGGCTCCGACAGTTACCGGCATCACGCCCTCCTCCGGTCTGAACACCACGAGTATTGGTATCACGAACCTTGCCGGGACCGGGTTCTACGGGACACCGGTAGTGAACCTGACGAGAGTGGGGTACAACAACATCACCGCAACCGGAGTGACACTCGTTTCAGCTAACCAGCTCACCTGCACTTTCGATCTCACGAACAAAATCCCGGGAACGTGGAACGTGAACGTGACGAACCCGGATGGCCAGCAGGCCGGCCTTCTGAACGGGTTCACCATCACCAACGTTACGCCGGCTCCGACTGTTTCCGCAATCACACCCACTTCCGGCCAGAACAGTACGAGTATCGGTATCACGAACCTGGCCGGGACCGGATTCTACGGGTCACCGGTGGTGAACCTGACGAGAGTGGGGTACAACAACATCACCGCAACCGGAGTGACACTCGTTTCAGCTAACCAGCTCACCTGCACTTTCGATCTCACGAACAAAATCCCGGGAACGTGGAACGTGAACGTGACGAACCCGGATGGCCAGCAGGCCGGTCTTCTGAACGGGTTCACCATCACCAATGTTACGCCAGCTCCAACTGTTTCCGCGATCACACCCACCTCCGGCCTGAACACCACGAGTATCGGTATCACGAACCTGGCCGGGACCGGGTTCTACGGGACACCGGTAGTGAACCTGACGAGAGTGGGGTACAACAACATCACCGCAACCGGAGTGACACTCGTTTCAGCTAACCAGCTCACCTGCACTTTCGATCTCACGAACAAAATCCCGGGAACGTGGAACGTGAACGTGACGAACCCGGATGGCCAGCAGGCCGGCCTTCTGAACGGGTTCACCATCACCAACGTTACGCCGGCTCCGACTGTTTCCGCAATCACACCCACTTCCGGCCAGAACAGTACGAGTATCGGTATCACGAACCTGGCCGGGACCGGATTCTACGGGTCACCGACTGTCAATCTTACCCGGGCCGGCTTCAGTAACATCACCGCAACCGGAGTGACACTCGTTTCAGCTAACCAGCTTACCTGCACTTTCGATCTCACGAATAAAATCCCGGGAACGTGGAACGTGAACGTGACGAACCCGGATGGCCAGCAGGCCGGTCTTCTGAACGGGTTCACGATCACCAACGTTACGCCGGCTCCGACTGTTTCCGCAATCACACCCACTTCCGGCCAGAACAGCACGAGTATTGGTATCACGAACCTGGCCGGGACCGGGTTCTACGGGACACCGGTAGTGAACCTGACGAGAGTGGGGTACAACAACATCACCGCAACCGGAGTGACACTCGTCTCAGCTAACCAGCTCACCTGCACTTTCGATCTCACGAACAAAATCCCGGGAACCTGGACCGTCAACGTCACAAACCCGGACGGCCAGCAAGCGGCTCTTCTTGGCGGATTCTCCATCACCAACACAACTTCGGCACCCACGGTTACCGGCATCACGCCATCGAACGGTCAGAACACCACGGGTATCAGCATCACGAACCTGGCAGGTACCGGGTTCTATGGGACACCGACCGTCAATCTCACCCGTGCCGGATACAGCAACATCACCGCAACCGGAGTGACACTCGTCTCAGCTAACCAGCTCACCTGCACTTTCGATCTCACGAACAAAATCCCGGGAACGTGGAATGTCAACGTTACCAACCCGGACGGCCAGCAGGCTGCTCTGCTCAATGGATTCACGATAACGAACTCCTCGACCCCGACCCCCACGCCTACTCCAACGCCCAACCCGACCCCGACATCCTCCGGGGGTGGCGATGTCGGCCCGGTCCAGCGCCAGCAGTCCGTGTCATCGGGGAGCGGCATGTCGATCGCAAGCGGGGCTCCGGCCGGCGGGACGGTGACCTATTCCTTTGGTGAACCGGCCACGGATTACCCGGTCTCGATCGAGAGTATAGCGTTTGTTCCCGACCAGTCAATCGGCCAGTCTCAGTGCCTGGTCACAAGGACGAGCCCACAAGAAGCGTTCACTGTTCCGGACCGGCCGGCTGTTTACGAGAGCATTCAGATCAACTGGATAAACCCCAATGTCATGTCGGAGGCAACGATCCAGTTCAGCGTTAAAGGATCCTGGATGCGGGAGCATAATGTCGGACCTCAGGAGATCGTCATGATGCGGCAGCACGACCTGGTCTGGGCTGAGCTCCCGACTGTCTTCGATCATGTTGCAAACGATATGTACTATTACCGGTCAACAACACCGGGCTTCTCGAATTTCGCGGTCTCGATTCGGAAAAATGCAACGATCACTGCGGCCGTGAATACCACAACGGTTACTACAGCAACCCTGTCCCCGACTCCCACGACTAACCCCATGACAAGCATCACAACCCGGATCCAGACAAGCGCTCCAATAAAACGGACCTCCCCTACAACCGCACCAGTCCCGGCACCGGCTGCACAGCCGGAAACCGGCATTCCCGTTCTGTATCTCATCGCCGGCATCGTGATCATCATTCTTGGGGTGGCCGGGTTCTTCATCGGGAGACGCTGGTGGTGGGCCCGGCAGAACCCGGCGCTGTTCCGGGAATATGACTGA
- a CDS encoding ion transporter: MQISADAEVVPAGKAITTYQSLKRTVYRIMEEDADGNSTARYFNYCMIFLIVLNVAIVILETVPWLYAQYFWIFTSIDVISFAAFTAEYILRIWVCTTNPLFKNPLTGRIRYALTPFALVDLLAIAPFYLPLVFPVDLRFLRIIRLFRIIRVLKLGRYSDAVRTFGRVINRKKEQLIIILSILIFAIIIASTLMYYAEHDAQPVLFASIPNAMWWALVTLATVGSGEMHPVTALGKVIGGIVLIVGIALLALPTAVLAAGFFEESEKEIITERNRQEEVVCPACGHHFSPGEDEEKAPTPTRTEVFWPPEK, translated from the coding sequence ATGCAGATAAGTGCTGACGCAGAGGTTGTGCCTGCAGGAAAAGCGATCACTACGTACCAGTCCCTGAAACGAACGGTCTACCGCATCATGGAAGAGGACGCGGATGGCAATTCCACGGCCCGGTACTTCAATTACTGCATGATCTTCCTGATCGTCCTGAACGTTGCCATTGTTATTCTCGAGACTGTCCCGTGGCTCTATGCACAGTATTTCTGGATCTTCACCAGTATCGATGTGATCTCCTTTGCCGCGTTCACCGCGGAGTACATTCTCCGCATCTGGGTCTGCACGACAAATCCCTTGTTCAAGAACCCCTTGACCGGGCGTATCCGGTATGCCCTGACCCCGTTCGCACTCGTTGACCTGCTGGCTATCGCGCCGTTCTACCTGCCGCTTGTATTCCCGGTCGATCTCCGCTTCCTCCGGATAATCCGGCTCTTCCGGATCATCCGGGTTTTGAAGCTCGGCCGCTACTCGGATGCGGTCAGAACCTTCGGGCGGGTCATCAACAGGAAAAAAGAACAGCTCATCATCATCCTCTCGATCCTGATCTTTGCCATCATCATTGCAAGCACCCTGATGTATTATGCCGAGCACGATGCCCAGCCGGTGCTCTTTGCCAGTATCCCGAACGCGATGTGGTGGGCGCTTGTAACCCTCGCAACCGTCGGGTCCGGCGAGATGCACCCGGTCACGGCCCTGGGCAAGGTGATAGGCGGGATCGTGCTAATCGTGGGCATTGCCCTTTTAGCCCTGCCAACTGCCGTGCTTGCAGCCGGATTTTTCGAAGAGAGCGAGAAGGAGATCATAACGGAGAGAAACCGGCAGGAGGAGGTTGTCTGCCCTGCCTGCGGGCACCATTTTTCACCGGGGGAAGACGAAGAGAAGGCCCCGACACCTACCCGTACCGAGGTCTTTTGGCCCCCGGAAAAATAA
- a CDS encoding YkgJ family cysteine cluster protein, whose translation MAGFVCDGCGKCCTSFGKLIRIERQLTGQDYFCRDRTTGELFQVHVLPEFADEIGDEYEEPDGGKTPAGPRGCPFLCKRMDGKGFSCAVYPTRPAICREFRCYRMLIRHAETGEIRGKIIGKGQLSTRDEVLLSLWNEKIACLPGHPASKHDPVQHSHTPGARLHTRMQGSGQGDDREWMASVIAILASNGYKGEPVE comes from the coding sequence ATGGCGGGGTTTGTGTGTGACGGGTGCGGGAAATGCTGCACGAGTTTCGGGAAGCTCATACGGATCGAGCGGCAGCTGACCGGCCAGGATTATTTCTGCCGCGACAGGACGACCGGCGAACTCTTCCAGGTTCACGTGCTGCCGGAGTTTGCCGATGAGATCGGCGATGAATACGAAGAACCGGACGGGGGGAAAACCCCCGCCGGCCCCAGGGGCTGCCCGTTCCTGTGCAAACGTATGGACGGAAAGGGTTTTTCCTGCGCCGTGTACCCGACCCGGCCCGCGATCTGCCGGGAGTTTCGCTGCTACCGGATGCTGATCCGCCACGCGGAGACCGGGGAGATCCGGGGAAAGATTATCGGCAAGGGCCAGCTCAGCACCCGCGATGAGGTCCTGCTCTCCCTCTGGAACGAGAAGATCGCCTGCCTGCCCGGCCACCCTGCATCAAAGCACGATCCGGTGCAGCACTCCCACACGCCGGGTGCCCGTCTCCACACCCGCATGCAGGGTTCCGGGCAGGGAGACGACCGGGAATGGATGGCAAGTGTCATTGCCATCCTCGCATCCAACGGGTACAAGGGAGAACCGGTTGAATGA
- a CDS encoding WD40 repeat domain-containing protein — MWIHLITAGILFAVCATGTVAGTSLGTDWTERPPTDSPFSGVQISTDGSTVFAGGNQMLVRNWIGDSHFGGRAGSVASMSPDGNYVVVALGADVNLLNNKGEPLWTRTMPSTVRAVAVSRDGTMIVSTDDNGNYNSWAKNGDFYGRATDDRAKKIAISRTGNLIVVTTEGGLRYYDGAMNLKWADNKSGSLDTYIAITADGSTVITAGGTRISSHTATGELNWMKDVTKEAIIDMACSEDGAAIVVGSQDNVVTAVDQYGKSHWTYNTGGQWPNAVGVSRDASVIAAGSNDGIVYVLDHGGSLLTKRSMGAIIQPRSLAVSRDGTRIVVADQYHLNGLAVLGDTASEGIPTYTSTPLNPAYQYTHATAIPTVSPVLTLTTEEVPPTALPTQKSPIGPYMAVFAVAGIALIMTRAKK, encoded by the coding sequence ATGTGGATTCATCTGATCACCGCAGGGATCCTGTTTGCGGTATGTGCCACAGGGACTGTAGCAGGTACCAGTCTTGGCACGGACTGGACCGAACGACCGCCAACCGACAGCCCGTTCTCCGGGGTCCAGATCTCGACTGACGGCTCAACGGTCTTTGCGGGGGGCAACCAGATGCTGGTGCGGAACTGGATCGGCGACTCCCACTTCGGGGGACGGGCAGGCTCCGTTGCCTCGATGAGCCCTGACGGGAATTATGTTGTAGTCGCCCTGGGCGCAGATGTGAATCTCCTCAACAACAAGGGCGAGCCGCTCTGGACGCGGACCATGCCGTCTACGGTCCGGGCTGTTGCCGTATCCCGCGACGGGACGATGATCGTATCTACCGACGATAACGGGAATTACAATTCGTGGGCCAAGAACGGGGACTTTTATGGGCGTGCCACCGATGACCGGGCCAAGAAGATCGCCATCTCCCGGACCGGGAACCTCATCGTGGTAACCACGGAAGGGGGACTCCGGTACTATGACGGCGCCATGAACCTGAAATGGGCCGACAACAAGAGCGGAAGCCTCGATACCTACATTGCCATCACCGCTGACGGTTCCACGGTCATCACCGCGGGAGGGACACGCATCTCATCCCATACCGCGACCGGCGAGCTCAACTGGATGAAAGACGTGACCAAGGAAGCCATAATCGACATGGCCTGTTCCGAGGATGGTGCAGCCATTGTCGTGGGGAGCCAGGACAATGTGGTGACGGCAGTCGACCAGTACGGGAAATCCCACTGGACCTATAATACCGGGGGCCAGTGGCCCAACGCCGTGGGAGTCTCGCGGGATGCATCGGTGATCGCTGCCGGTTCCAATGACGGGATCGTATACGTGCTCGATCACGGGGGTTCGCTCCTGACCAAGAGAAGCATGGGGGCAATCATCCAGCCCCGGTCGCTTGCCGTCAGCCGCGACGGGACGCGGATCGTGGTCGCCGACCAGTACCACCTCAACGGTCTCGCGGTGCTCGGGGATACTGCATCGGAGGGAATACCGACCTATACATCGACGCCCCTCAACCCGGCATACCAGTATACCCACGCAACCGCCATTCCCACGGTAAGCCCGGTCCTGACGCTCACGACAGAAGAGGTCCCGCCCACGGCCTTACCAACGCAAAAATCTCCCATCGGCCCTTACATGGCAGTCTTTGCGGTTGCAGGAATTGCCCTTATCATGACCAGGGCGAAAAAGTAA